One stretch of Alcaligenes aquatilis DNA includes these proteins:
- a CDS encoding sensor histidine kinase, which yields MPDQHLSPAVKTSLLRGWLERFLAPGSLARKLMGRLFPPISILVVLDLSVTWILTRRMSLEDWLLRDIFWTMALSQVLLVSLIAWVLLSGIRSQLASIDDLSQQIRNRSDDDFERLDASALPAEVVPLVEHFNELLERQRDTLQAQKRFIGHAAHQLRTPLTGLQLESELMLARPLPEDIRQRAERIKSVSDRMIRLGQQLLVLARTDADSNIKDSFVRLDLCEWVREEGGDWFLQARQHGVEIHLLAPEKPVWIDAAPILLRELLSNLMDNALRYGLGTDRIVLRVASNPPSLSVEDHGPGIEASEQQRVFEAFYRSPGTQAGGSGLGLAIVQEIARAHGAWWSLMSRPDFPGTRITIVFPGPRIGARLTRHDTLIGN from the coding sequence ATGCCCGATCAGCATCTTTCTCCAGCGGTAAAAACCTCCTTGTTGCGAGGCTGGCTGGAGCGCTTTCTTGCCCCCGGTTCTTTGGCCCGTAAATTGATGGGCCGTCTGTTTCCCCCGATCTCCATTCTGGTGGTGCTCGACTTGAGTGTTACCTGGATACTGACGCGACGCATGAGCCTGGAAGATTGGCTGCTGCGCGATATTTTCTGGACCATGGCGCTTAGCCAAGTATTGCTGGTCAGTCTGATTGCCTGGGTGTTGTTGTCGGGGATTCGCTCGCAACTGGCTTCTATTGATGATTTATCACAACAGATCCGCAATCGGTCCGATGATGACTTCGAGCGCCTGGATGCCAGTGCTTTGCCCGCCGAAGTGGTGCCGTTGGTGGAGCACTTTAACGAGTTGCTGGAACGCCAGCGTGATACCCTGCAGGCGCAAAAACGCTTTATTGGTCATGCGGCGCATCAGTTGCGTACCCCTTTGACCGGTTTGCAGCTGGAGTCTGAGCTGATGCTGGCACGACCGTTGCCAGAGGACATTCGCCAACGAGCCGAGCGCATCAAAAGCGTGTCGGACCGCATGATTCGCCTAGGTCAGCAGTTGCTGGTGCTGGCGCGCACCGATGCAGATAGCAATATCAAGGACAGTTTTGTGCGTCTGGATTTGTGCGAATGGGTGCGTGAAGAAGGCGGTGACTGGTTCTTGCAGGCTCGCCAGCATGGTGTGGAAATCCATTTGCTGGCGCCTGAAAAGCCGGTCTGGATTGATGCTGCCCCCATATTATTGCGTGAGCTGTTGTCGAATTTGATGGATAACGCCTTGCGCTATGGGCTAGGTACAGACCGCATTGTTTTGCGGGTGGCCAGTAATCCGCCTTCTTTGTCGGTGGAGGATCACGGGCCGGGTATCGAGGCCAGCGAGCAGCAGCGCGTATTTGAGGCTTTTTACCGTTCCCCTGGCACGCAGGCGGGGGGCTCTGGTTTGGGCTTGGCTATTGTGCAGGAAATTGCCCGTGCACATGGCGCCTGGTGGAGCTTGATGAGTCGTCCTGATTTTCCGGGTACTCGCATCACCATTGTTTTTCCCGGTCCGCGTATTGGTGCGCGTCTGACCCGGCACGATACTTTGATTGGAAATTAA
- a CDS encoding Na+/H+ antiporter subunit E — MRRYTKHLFLPLLLLSLWLLLNDSLSAGYVVLGLFLAIALSLAAIPFRPVKASIRHPFLALKLICQVTWDIALSNIAVGHLVLKGGDAPRPGFLAIPLRMTDPHGLAALACIITYTPGTVWSGFDYETRVLTLHILDLQDEQVWLDTIQKRYQEPLLEIFQ, encoded by the coding sequence ATGCGACGCTATACCAAACATCTTTTCCTGCCTTTGCTGCTACTGAGTCTATGGCTGCTGCTGAACGACTCACTCTCGGCCGGTTACGTGGTGCTGGGCCTGTTCCTGGCCATCGCCCTGAGTTTGGCTGCCATTCCCTTTCGTCCAGTTAAAGCCAGTATCCGTCATCCCTTTCTGGCCCTGAAACTCATCTGCCAAGTCACGTGGGACATTGCACTGTCCAATATTGCCGTGGGCCATCTGGTGTTGAAAGGCGGCGATGCGCCCCGACCCGGTTTTTTAGCCATTCCCCTGCGCATGACCGACCCGCACGGTCTGGCAGCGCTGGCCTGCATCATTACCTATACACCAGGTACCGTCTGGTCCGGCTTTGACTATGAAACCCGCGTCCTGACCTTGCATATTCTGGATCTACAAGACGAGCAGGTCTGGTTAGACACTATTCAGAAGCGCTATCAAGAACCGCTACTGGAGATTTTCCAATGA
- a CDS encoding ExbD/TolR family protein has protein sequence MAFGSFDNRNSGSALSEINMVPLIDVMLVLLVIFLITAPLLSHSIKIQLPQATSEPVQQDPKTIDLAIDAEGQIFVNEQPVAMEDLTATLAPYSKDEPQPELRIRADTDTRYETLAQVMSRSKASGLTRLGFITRPGPTTKAAGQDGQAKDGAATQQEAEPAPAP, from the coding sequence ATGGCTTTTGGCAGCTTTGACAATCGCAATTCGGGCTCTGCGCTGTCCGAAATCAATATGGTGCCCCTGATTGACGTCATGCTGGTTCTGCTGGTGATTTTTCTGATCACCGCTCCGCTGCTGTCGCACTCGATCAAGATTCAGCTGCCCCAGGCCACATCCGAGCCGGTTCAGCAAGATCCCAAGACGATTGATCTGGCCATTGACGCTGAAGGGCAGATCTTCGTGAATGAGCAGCCTGTGGCGATGGAGGACTTGACTGCCACGCTGGCTCCCTACTCCAAGGATGAGCCTCAGCCTGAACTGCGTATCCGTGCTGATACCGATACGCGCTATGAAACACTGGCCCAGGTGATGAGCCGCTCCAAGGCGTCCGGTCTGACCCGTCTGGGTTTCATCACTCGTCCAGGCCCCACGACCAAGGCTGCTGGTCAAGACGGTCAAGCCAAGGATGGCGCCGCTACCCAGCAGGAAGCCGAGCCTGCGCCTGCTCCGTAA
- a CDS encoding K+/H+ antiporter subunit F — protein sequence MIDIVYWACQFALGCFVLGMGCAVIRLLKGPSAADRVLALDTMYINGMLALLALGIRFDSTLYFDIALLIALFGFVGSAAMAKFLLRAEVIEP from the coding sequence ATGATAGACATTGTTTACTGGGCCTGTCAGTTTGCCCTGGGCTGCTTTGTCCTGGGCATGGGCTGCGCCGTCATCCGTCTACTTAAGGGTCCGTCGGCCGCCGACCGCGTACTGGCGCTGGACACCATGTACATCAACGGCATGCTGGCCTTGTTGGCCCTTGGCATCCGCTTTGACTCCACCCTGTATTTTGATATCGCCTTGCTCATTGCCCTGTTTGGTTTTGTAGGTTCGGCAGCGATGGCGAAATTCCTGCTACGCGCCGAGGTAATCGAACCATGA
- a CDS encoding MotA/TolQ/ExbB proton channel family protein yields the protein MMQELFQSVWVSLAQVAGPVADQAAASVAAAEEATGVLHFIQQSDVVGKTLFVILALMSVASWYLIIVKGVLSFRLKRRSQGFMREFWSASSLEQVENEIATHGARDPFSHLASHAIHAQKHHVKYGAMRLEEKGSTDAFVSRIMRKVMDEETAKLENGLTLLASVGSTAPFVGLFGTVWGVYHALINIGLSDGVTLNKIAGPVGEALVMTGLGLAVAIPAVLAYNAFVRTNRVYLSQLDAFAHDLFTFLTTGQPVQDNQPVLRRVPSSGGGATSSAAAAAKREH from the coding sequence ATGATGCAGGAACTATTTCAAAGCGTATGGGTAAGCCTGGCACAAGTTGCAGGGCCTGTTGCCGATCAGGCTGCCGCCAGTGTTGCTGCTGCTGAGGAAGCGACCGGGGTGCTGCACTTTATCCAGCAAAGTGATGTGGTTGGCAAGACCTTGTTCGTGATCTTGGCCTTGATGTCGGTTGCCAGTTGGTACCTGATCATCGTCAAGGGCGTACTGTCCTTCCGTCTGAAGCGTCGCTCGCAAGGTTTCATGCGCGAGTTCTGGTCCGCCAGCTCCCTGGAGCAGGTTGAAAACGAAATCGCCACTCACGGTGCCCGCGATCCGTTCAGCCATTTGGCCAGTCACGCCATCCACGCTCAAAAACATCATGTGAAATATGGCGCTATGCGTCTGGAAGAGAAGGGTTCTACCGATGCCTTTGTCTCGCGCATCATGCGTAAAGTCATGGACGAAGAAACCGCCAAATTGGAAAACGGCCTGACGCTGCTGGCTTCGGTCGGTTCCACCGCCCCGTTTGTGGGTTTGTTCGGTACGGTCTGGGGGGTGTACCACGCACTGATCAATATTGGTCTGTCCGATGGCGTGACCCTGAACAAGATTGCTGGTCCTGTGGGTGAAGCGCTGGTGATGACGGGTCTGGGTCTGGCCGTGGCGATTCCCGCCGTGTTGGCCTACAACGCCTTTGTGCGTACCAACCGCGTTTACTTGTCCCAACTGGACGCCTTTGCCCACGATTTGTTTACATTCCTGACCACAGGCCAACCCGTGCAGGACAACCAACCTGTTTTGCGCCGCGTCCCTAGCTCGGGTGGCGGTGCGACATCAAGCGCGGCAGCGGCTGCCAAGCGGGAGCACTAA
- a CDS encoding potassium transporter Kup, whose translation MGALGVVYGDIGTSPLYTMKVALSPYGQPGAEQVYGVLSLLFWLLTVVVSIKYVTVVLRLDNKGEGGTLALMELAARGIQGPRRQIIVVLGLIGAALFYGDSIITPAISVMSALEGIGMVSHVLDPWIVPLALGVLLALFLIQSRGTGTMGKLFGPIMLTWFLVLGGLGLWRVIEHPQVLLALDPRWAVAFVAEAPWQTFLLLGALVLALTGAEALYADMGHFGRPLIRKAWFMIVMPCLVLCYFGQGALLISDPTAIRNPFFFLAPNWALVPMVMLATVATVIASQSVISGAFSVTRQAVQLGFWPRMVIQHTSAKEEGQIYLPRVNLLLCVAVMILVLSFGSSDRLAHAYGFAVTGTMLMTSLLALLLLPRRASGIKRWAWLGLLGIFLILDVLLFSANALKILEGGWLPLLVGSVLLGLMLTWRQGRAALHERLLENKQPLKEFLLSLEEYAPTRVPGTAVFMSTIPDSVPPALLHNLKHNKVLHEQVLFLTVTSAGVPYVPFGERYTLQRLSRGSWQAVASWGFKQEPNVPQLLEQITLEHPELNLEPMQTSYFLSRQTVMIQSRQPWYLGWRRRLFAFMARNASRSTRFFKIPPNRVVEMGIQVEL comes from the coding sequence ATGGGCGCGTTAGGCGTAGTGTATGGCGATATTGGAACCAGCCCGCTCTACACCATGAAAGTGGCCCTGAGTCCTTATGGACAGCCCGGCGCCGAACAGGTCTATGGAGTGTTGTCTTTGTTGTTCTGGCTGTTGACGGTGGTGGTCTCCATCAAGTACGTCACGGTAGTGTTGCGCCTGGATAATAAAGGGGAGGGCGGTACGCTGGCACTGATGGAGTTGGCTGCACGTGGCATTCAAGGGCCGCGTCGTCAGATCATTGTGGTGCTGGGGCTGATTGGCGCGGCTTTGTTTTACGGGGACAGTATTATTACGCCAGCCATTTCTGTGATGTCTGCGCTGGAGGGCATAGGTATGGTGTCCCATGTGCTGGATCCCTGGATAGTGCCTCTGGCGCTGGGGGTCTTGCTGGCCTTGTTCTTGATTCAGTCGCGCGGTACGGGAACCATGGGCAAGCTGTTCGGCCCCATTATGTTGACCTGGTTTCTGGTGTTGGGTGGGCTGGGGCTGTGGCGTGTTATTGAGCACCCGCAAGTGTTGCTGGCTTTGGATCCGCGTTGGGCCGTGGCCTTTGTTGCTGAGGCACCCTGGCAAACCTTTTTGCTGCTGGGGGCGCTGGTACTGGCCTTGACCGGTGCCGAGGCCTTGTATGCCGATATGGGACACTTTGGTCGTCCATTGATACGCAAAGCATGGTTCATGATCGTGATGCCTTGCCTGGTCCTGTGCTATTTCGGTCAAGGTGCTTTGCTGATTTCTGACCCGACGGCGATTCGTAATCCCTTCTTTTTTCTGGCTCCCAACTGGGCTTTGGTACCGATGGTCATGCTGGCCACGGTCGCAACGGTGATTGCGTCCCAATCCGTGATTTCCGGCGCGTTCTCTGTTACCCGTCAGGCAGTTCAGCTTGGATTCTGGCCACGCATGGTGATTCAACACACGTCGGCTAAAGAAGAGGGGCAGATTTATCTGCCGCGTGTGAACTTACTGCTGTGTGTGGCAGTGATGATTCTGGTTCTGAGCTTTGGCTCCTCGGATCGTCTGGCCCATGCGTACGGTTTTGCGGTAACAGGGACGATGTTGATGACCAGCTTGCTGGCCTTGCTTTTGCTGCCGCGCCGCGCCAGCGGAATCAAGCGTTGGGCCTGGTTGGGGTTGTTGGGTATTTTCCTGATTCTGGACGTGCTCCTGTTTTCGGCCAATGCGCTCAAGATTTTGGAGGGTGGCTGGCTACCCTTGTTAGTGGGCTCTGTGTTGTTGGGCCTGATGTTGACCTGGCGTCAGGGGCGGGCTGCTTTGCACGAGCGCCTGCTGGAAAACAAGCAGCCGCTGAAAGAATTTTTGCTGAGTCTGGAGGAGTACGCGCCTACCCGCGTACCGGGTACGGCCGTATTCATGAGTACGATTCCCGACTCTGTTCCTCCGGCGCTATTGCATAACCTGAAACACAATAAGGTTCTGCACGAGCAGGTCTTGTTCTTGACTGTGACGAGTGCCGGTGTCCCTTATGTTCCATTTGGAGAGCGTTATACCCTGCAACGTCTCAGTCGTGGCAGTTGGCAGGCGGTCGCTTCCTGGGGTTTCAAGCAGGAACCTAATGTGCCGCAATTACTGGAGCAGATCACCCTGGAGCACCCAGAGCTGAATCTGGAGCCGATGCAAACGTCCTATTTCCTGTCGCGCCAGACGGTGATGATTCAATCGCGTCAGCCTTGGTATTTGGGCTGGCGCCGGCGTTTGTTTGCATTCATGGCTCGCAATGCCAGCCGCAGTACCCGCTTTTTCAAGATTCCGCCTAATCGTGTGGTGGAGATGGGTATACAGGTGGAGTTGTAA
- a CDS encoding Na+/H+ antiporter subunit C has translation MEIVLSIAIGVLAGSGVWLLLRPRTFQVIMGLALVSYAVNLFIFSMGRLKISAAPVINASKQGVDYADPLPQALVLTAIVIGFATTALFLVVILANRGLSGTDHVDGREEDDL, from the coding sequence ATGGAAATCGTGCTTTCAATTGCGATTGGTGTACTGGCCGGCTCAGGCGTTTGGCTCCTGCTGCGCCCACGTACTTTTCAGGTCATCATGGGACTGGCTTTAGTGTCCTACGCCGTGAACCTGTTCATCTTCAGTATGGGTAGGCTCAAAATCAGCGCCGCTCCCGTTATCAACGCCAGCAAACAGGGGGTGGACTATGCGGACCCCCTGCCCCAAGCTTTGGTGTTGACCGCAATTGTGATTGGCTTTGCCACCACCGCCCTGTTTCTGGTCGTCATTCTGGCCAATCGCGGCCTGAGCGGCACTGACCACGTTGATGGCCGCGAGGAAGACGATCTGTGA
- the mnhG gene encoding monovalent cation/H(+) antiporter subunit G, producing MTTPLLPWWLAVPVALLLVLSGIVALVGSAGLLRFKHFYSRIHAPTMGNTLGTFFMVLAVAISASHLMSRPILHPLILSVLLIITSPVTAIFLMRAAIKREHRQRLAKYGPDEPGYLDMPHKAPLPKELAEPPSSDRT from the coding sequence ATGACTACACCTTTGTTGCCCTGGTGGCTGGCCGTCCCGGTCGCCCTTTTACTAGTACTGAGCGGCATCGTGGCTCTGGTGGGGTCAGCTGGCCTGCTGCGTTTTAAGCATTTTTACTCTCGCATCCACGCCCCCACTATGGGCAATACATTAGGTACATTCTTTATGGTGCTGGCCGTAGCCATCAGCGCCAGCCACTTGATGAGCCGTCCTATCCTGCACCCGCTCATCCTGAGTGTGCTCTTGATCATTACCTCGCCGGTGACAGCCATTTTTTTGATGCGCGCCGCCATCAAGCGAGAGCATCGCCAGCGTCTAGCCAAATATGGCCCGGATGAACCGGGCTACCTGGACATGCCACATAAAGCGCCTCTACCGAAAGAATTGGCTGAACCGCCAAGCAGCGACAGGACTTGA
- a CDS encoding monovalent cation/H+ antiporter subunit D, producing the protein MVAAALMVMLRDKRRHYKLLIAFGSLLAQLFCAVYLLLLADGTLAPIWPQSVGVYLLGDWPAPFGIVLVVDRLAAFLLVLTNVLAFCCWFYSLARWDRVGVHFHSLFQLLLMGLNGAFLTGDLFNLFVFFEVLLAASYGLMLHGSGAARVSAGLHYIAVNLISSFLLLIAIALIYGVTGTLNMADLALRAGSLPDADRLVFESALAILGIAFLIKAAAWPLNLWLPNAYGNASAPVAAMFAIMTKVGIYALLRIGSLLLPTGAPAAFGVAWMFPAGIATLTFGAIGVMAAQQPERLASYCIIVSSGTLLAALGMPGVILTGPALYYMLSSVLALGAFFLLLELVSRTKPFGADLLAVSQEVFDLDDPESEDHSDDVVGVAIPGVMVFLGMSFIACALLIVGLPPLSGFVAKLSLLTAALKASGQSPEPLNAWILTAAVLISGVAGLIAMVRVGIRLFWSNSSLTIPRLKLIEAAPIASIIMACAILSWYAGPITTYLEQTAQQLDEPRIYIGSVLRQNPVRSVQAEGF; encoded by the coding sequence ATGGTGGCTGCGGCCCTGATGGTGATGCTGCGCGACAAGCGCCGTCACTACAAGCTGCTGATCGCCTTTGGCTCCTTATTGGCCCAATTGTTTTGTGCCGTTTATCTATTGTTACTGGCCGATGGCACGCTGGCCCCGATCTGGCCACAATCCGTCGGAGTGTACCTGCTGGGGGATTGGCCGGCCCCCTTCGGAATCGTTCTGGTCGTGGACCGTTTGGCCGCCTTTTTGCTGGTTCTGACCAATGTGCTCGCTTTTTGCTGCTGGTTCTATTCACTGGCCCGTTGGGACCGCGTAGGGGTACATTTCCATTCCCTGTTCCAGTTGCTATTGATGGGTCTGAACGGCGCTTTCCTGACGGGTGACCTGTTCAACCTATTTGTATTTTTCGAGGTTTTGCTGGCAGCATCCTATGGGCTGATGCTGCACGGTTCGGGCGCCGCCCGCGTCAGTGCCGGACTGCACTACATCGCCGTCAACCTGATCTCCTCTTTTCTGCTGCTGATCGCCATCGCCCTGATTTACGGTGTCACTGGCACCTTGAACATGGCCGATTTAGCCCTGCGTGCCGGCTCCCTGCCCGACGCGGACCGCCTGGTGTTCGAGTCAGCCTTGGCCATCCTGGGTATCGCCTTTCTGATCAAAGCCGCCGCCTGGCCTTTGAACTTGTGGCTACCCAATGCCTACGGCAATGCCAGCGCTCCAGTCGCTGCCATGTTCGCCATCATGACCAAGGTTGGTATTTACGCACTGCTGCGCATCGGCTCCTTGCTACTTCCCACCGGAGCCCCGGCCGCCTTTGGCGTGGCCTGGATGTTCCCGGCGGGCATTGCCACTCTCACCTTTGGCGCTATCGGCGTGATGGCCGCACAACAACCCGAACGGCTGGCCAGTTATTGCATCATCGTGTCCTCAGGCACCCTGCTGGCCGCCCTGGGTATGCCAGGAGTCATTCTGACAGGCCCTGCCCTGTATTACATGCTGAGCAGCGTACTGGCTCTGGGTGCGTTTTTTCTGCTGCTGGAGCTGGTCAGCCGCACCAAGCCCTTTGGAGCCGACCTGTTGGCAGTCAGTCAGGAGGTCTTTGATCTGGACGACCCGGAATCCGAAGACCATAGCGATGATGTGGTCGGCGTGGCCATCCCCGGTGTCATGGTATTTCTGGGCATGTCCTTTATTGCCTGCGCCTTGCTGATTGTGGGCCTGCCGCCGCTATCGGGCTTTGTGGCCAAGCTGTCCTTGCTGACGGCCGCCCTGAAAGCCTCGGGTCAGTCGCCAGAGCCGCTTAACGCCTGGATTCTGACAGCCGCTGTGCTGATCTCGGGTGTGGCCGGTTTGATCGCCATGGTGCGTGTGGGAATTCGTCTGTTCTGGAGCAATAGCTCCTTGACGATTCCCCGCCTGAAACTGATCGAAGCCGCCCCCATCGCCAGCATTATTATGGCTTGCGCGATCTTGAGTTGGTATGCCGGCCCCATCACGACTTACCTGGAACAGACGGCGCAACAACTGGATGAACCCCGTATTTACATCGGCTCGGTCTTGCGGCAAAACCCCGTGCGCTCTGTCCAGGCGGAGGGATTCTAA
- a CDS encoding energy transducer TonB, whose amino-acid sequence MASQKNNRSMLALKATGLALALGLHVGVVATILWTETPKIVGEPAPMDIVGVTLVEVSESPVQQEQVSAPPEEVVAEPEPEPEPEVEPDPEPEPEPVVEPEPEPEPIVEKPPIPEPPKPKPKPKPKPKPKPQPKPEVPPAETPQPAQPAAPAAQAGPATDNTSQTAARSTDGDRPKLIGRVDYLGRRPVPVYPRASERRREQGRVVVRVVISTQGTVLEAKVQSSSGYERLDESALKAVRTARFKPYTENGVAYRAMADIPFDFVY is encoded by the coding sequence ATTGCTTCTCAAAAGAATAATCGCTCGATGCTGGCCTTGAAGGCAACTGGCTTGGCATTAGCACTGGGATTGCACGTGGGTGTCGTGGCTACCATCTTGTGGACGGAAACCCCCAAGATTGTGGGCGAGCCCGCCCCGATGGATATTGTCGGTGTGACCCTGGTGGAAGTGTCGGAGTCCCCGGTTCAGCAAGAGCAGGTCAGCGCCCCCCCTGAGGAGGTGGTGGCTGAGCCTGAGCCTGAACCTGAACCCGAGGTGGAACCCGATCCCGAGCCTGAGCCCGAACCCGTTGTTGAGCCGGAGCCTGAGCCAGAGCCTATCGTGGAAAAACCACCCATTCCCGAGCCGCCCAAGCCCAAACCAAAACCCAAGCCGAAACCCAAGCCCAAGCCACAGCCCAAGCCTGAGGTCCCACCGGCAGAAACACCGCAGCCTGCTCAGCCAGCAGCGCCGGCCGCTCAAGCAGGCCCGGCAACGGACAACACCTCCCAAACCGCTGCCCGCTCTACCGATGGGGACCGACCCAAGCTGATCGGTCGTGTGGATTATTTGGGGCGCCGTCCTGTGCCTGTGTATCCAAGGGCGTCGGAACGCCGTCGTGAACAGGGCCGCGTGGTGGTTCGTGTAGTGATTTCAACCCAAGGAACCGTGCTGGAGGCCAAGGTGCAAAGCTCTTCAGGCTATGAGCGTCTGGATGAGTCAGCATTGAAGGCGGTACGCACAGCGCGTTTCAAACCGTATACGGAAAATGGTGTGGCCTATCGTGCCATGGCCGATATTCCTTTCGACTTTGTTTACTAG
- a CDS encoding response regulator transcription factor: MRVLVIEDDAILGAALQEFLNDQGYAVDWLQEGESALKELTAQVYDLLLLDLNLPGISGLEVLRQLRRQGNAIPVLILTARDGVDDRVGGLDAGADDYLIKPFDLSELAARVRVFGRRRSGQVQPIIDVGPLSFDTIGRELRCAGQRVTLSVRELSVLEMLMMRAGRVVTKQQIINSLSAWDADFSDNAVEVYVYRLRKRLEGTGAVIQTVRGFGYLLDVESVAGA, translated from the coding sequence ATGCGTGTACTAGTTATCGAAGACGACGCCATACTGGGCGCCGCACTGCAGGAATTTCTCAACGACCAGGGCTACGCTGTTGACTGGCTCCAGGAAGGCGAAAGTGCCTTGAAAGAGCTGACTGCCCAGGTCTATGACCTTCTGCTTCTGGACTTGAACTTGCCCGGTATCAGTGGCCTGGAGGTGCTGCGCCAATTGCGTCGGCAAGGCAATGCCATTCCCGTTCTGATTCTGACTGCGCGTGATGGCGTGGATGATCGCGTCGGTGGTCTGGACGCTGGTGCGGACGACTACCTGATCAAGCCCTTTGACCTGTCTGAGCTGGCCGCCCGAGTACGTGTGTTTGGCCGTCGGCGTAGTGGCCAGGTACAGCCTATTATCGATGTCGGTCCCTTGAGCTTTGATACCATTGGCCGCGAGTTGCGCTGTGCGGGTCAACGCGTCACTTTGTCGGTGCGGGAGTTGTCCGTACTGGAAATGTTGATGATGCGCGCGGGCCGTGTGGTCACCAAGCAGCAAATTATCAACTCACTGTCTGCCTGGGACGCCGATTTCAGCGACAATGCGGTCGAGGTCTACGTGTATCGCTTGCGCAAGCGCCTGGAGGGCACCGGGGCGGTTATACAGACTGTGCGCGGCTTTGGTTATTTGCTCGATGTGGAGAGCGTGGCCGGAGCATAA
- a CDS encoding sulfate/molybdate ABC transporter ATP-binding protein produces MSIEVRHLSKQFGAFTALGDVTLDFPAGELVALLGPSGCGKTTLLRIVAGLEYADAGQVLINGKDVAAVGTRDRQVGFVFQHYALFRHMTVFENVAFGLRIKPRKQRLPEAQIRQRVHELLELVQLDWLADRYPAALSGGQRQRIALARALAVEPGVLLLDEPFGALDAKVRKELRSWLRRLHDDLHISTLFVTHDQEEAIEVADRIVVLNKGRVEQEGAPQDVYNHPASPFVYEFLGAANRLPGQFEHGRFVADPQLGQFESNQALNGQGTGQGEAVGYVRPHDLDLQRQLDGQGIVVAVQRIIPLGATVRVELALNEGERAWEAEFDHQRWSQLGLRPGERALALPRKFSAFPIEPEAEVRLS; encoded by the coding sequence ATGAGTATCGAAGTTCGTCATCTATCTAAACAGTTTGGTGCGTTTACCGCACTGGGTGATGTGACATTGGATTTTCCAGCGGGCGAGCTGGTGGCCTTGCTGGGGCCTTCTGGCTGCGGCAAGACAACCTTGCTGCGTATCGTGGCTGGCCTGGAATATGCGGATGCGGGTCAGGTGCTGATCAACGGCAAGGATGTAGCCGCCGTGGGCACGCGTGATCGCCAGGTGGGTTTTGTGTTCCAGCACTATGCCTTGTTCCGTCATATGACGGTGTTTGAAAATGTTGCCTTCGGTCTGCGTATCAAACCGCGTAAGCAGCGTTTGCCCGAAGCCCAGATTCGTCAGCGTGTGCATGAACTATTGGAACTGGTGCAACTGGACTGGCTGGCCGATCGCTATCCAGCGGCCTTGTCAGGTGGCCAACGACAGCGTATTGCTCTGGCACGTGCCTTGGCCGTAGAGCCGGGTGTCTTGCTGCTGGACGAGCCCTTTGGTGCTTTGGATGCCAAGGTGCGCAAAGAGTTGCGCTCCTGGTTGCGTCGTCTGCATGATGATCTGCATATCAGCACCTTGTTTGTGACGCACGATCAGGAAGAGGCCATTGAAGTGGCGGACCGTATTGTGGTGCTGAACAAAGGTCGGGTTGAGCAGGAGGGTGCTCCGCAGGATGTCTACAATCATCCAGCCAGTCCCTTTGTGTATGAGTTTCTGGGGGCAGCGAATCGCTTGCCGGGTCAGTTCGAGCACGGACGTTTTGTCGCTGATCCTCAGTTGGGGCAATTCGAGTCCAATCAGGCTTTGAATGGTCAGGGTACAGGGCAGGGCGAGGCTGTCGGATATGTACGTCCGCACGATCTGGATTTGCAGCGTCAATTGGATGGTCAGGGTATCGTCGTAGCCGTGCAGCGCATTATTCCTCTGGGCGCGACGGTGCGGGTTGAGTTGGCCTTGAACGAGGGGGAGCGAGCCTGGGAAGCTGAGTTTGATCATCAGCGCTGGTCGCAGCTGGGCTTGCGACCTGGTGAACGGGCCTTGGCCTTGCCGCGCAAGTTCAGCGCTTTTCCTATCGAGCCTGAGGCTGAAGTGCGTTTGTCCTGA